The Longimicrobiaceae bacterium genome contains a region encoding:
- a CDS encoding LD-carboxypeptidase, with product MIRPPALGPGARVALVAPAGPLPEGAVDRAVERVRSWGWEPLPGEFCRGRRGFLSGTDDERLADFQAALRSPDNDAVWCLRGGYGTMRILGRIDWAPLAERPRPLIGFSDNTALHLALFRRGVVSFHGPHPATPELPEFSRDALLRTVARAEPAGVLPFPAGGPARADTLAGGVAEGPLVGGNLALLAAMAGTPWALRAEGALLFVEDVGEAAYRVDRLVSQLLLSGALDGVAGVVVGDFSEAPDEGREGIPTAAEVIAERVAPLGVPVAAGFPFGHVDLSWTLPLGVRARVDADAGTLELLEPAVRAAGDDGRETT from the coding sequence GTCGCCCCCGCGGGCCCCCTCCCCGAGGGCGCCGTGGACCGCGCCGTGGAGCGCGTCCGCTCCTGGGGGTGGGAGCCGCTCCCGGGCGAGTTCTGCCGCGGGCGCCGCGGATTCCTGTCGGGTACGGACGACGAGCGCCTCGCGGACTTCCAGGCGGCGCTCCGCTCCCCGGACAACGACGCCGTCTGGTGCCTGCGCGGCGGCTACGGGACCATGCGGATCCTGGGCCGCATCGACTGGGCGCCGCTGGCGGAGCGCCCCCGCCCGCTGATCGGCTTCAGCGACAACACCGCCCTGCACCTGGCGCTCTTCCGCCGCGGGGTGGTCTCCTTTCACGGACCGCACCCGGCGACGCCGGAGCTCCCGGAGTTCTCGCGCGACGCGCTGCTGCGGACCGTGGCCCGCGCGGAGCCGGCGGGTGTGCTCCCCTTCCCCGCCGGGGGTCCGGCGCGCGCGGACACGCTGGCGGGAGGGGTGGCCGAGGGGCCGCTGGTGGGCGGCAACCTGGCGCTGCTGGCGGCGATGGCGGGGACCCCGTGGGCGCTCCGGGCGGAGGGGGCGCTGCTCTTCGTGGAGGACGTGGGCGAGGCGGCGTACCGGGTGGACCGGCTCGTGTCGCAGCTCCTCCTTTCCGGCGCGCTGGACGGGGTGGCGGGGGTGGTGGTGGGCGACTTCTCGGAAGCCCCGGACGAGGGGCGGGAGGGGATCCCCACCGCCGCGGAGGTGATCGCGGAGCGCGTGGCGCCGCTCGGCGTCCCCGTGGCCGCGGGCTTCCCCTTCGGGCACGTGGACCTGAGCTGGACCCTCCCCCTCGGCGTCCGCGCGCGCGTGGACGCCGACGCGGGGACGCTGGAGCTGCTGGAGCCCGCCG